Proteins from a single region of Desertibacillus haloalkaliphilus:
- a CDS encoding SDR family oxidoreductase: MGLLQGKTAIITGASSGIGAGIANELASEGANVVLAARRTEKLNELENEIKEQGSGNVLTVQTDVTSRQDVEELVKQAETTFNHVDIFVNNAGQMLSSQVLSGKVDEWEQMIDVNIKGVLFGINSILPSMLERSSGHIINIASVSGLEVTKVSTVYSATKFAVRAISTGLEKELAKTGVRVTNISPGMVDTSLVSGSSWNNERKKLETKDIAKAVIYAVTQPDYVNVNEITVRPV; this comes from the coding sequence ATGGGGCTATTACAAGGGAAAACAGCTATAATTACAGGAGCGAGTAGTGGAATTGGTGCTGGTATCGCAAATGAACTAGCGAGTGAAGGAGCCAATGTTGTATTGGCTGCGCGCCGAACGGAGAAATTGAATGAATTAGAAAATGAAATTAAAGAACAAGGAAGCGGCAATGTACTCACGGTTCAGACAGATGTAACAAGTAGGCAAGACGTTGAGGAATTAGTGAAACAAGCCGAAACAACATTCAATCACGTAGATATCTTCGTGAATAACGCAGGGCAAATGCTTTCGTCTCAGGTACTTTCAGGGAAAGTAGACGAGTGGGAACAAATGATTGATGTAAATATAAAAGGGGTGCTCTTTGGTATTAACTCGATATTGCCATCAATGCTAGAGCGTTCAAGTGGTCATATTATTAACATCGCATCTGTTTCAGGGCTTGAAGTAACGAAAGTAAGTACGGTCTATAGTGCAACGAAATTTGCAGTTCGTGCGATCTCCACTGGTCTTGAAAAAGAATTGGCCAAAACGGGTGTCCGTGTAACGAATATCTCCCCGGGGATGGTGGATACGTCACTAGTCAGTGGGAGTTCATGGAATAACGAACGTAAAAAGTTAGAGACAAAAGATATTGCAAAAGCAGTCATCTATGCAGTGACTCAACCCGATTATGTGAATGTAAATGAAATTACCGTTCGCCCGGTTTAA
- a CDS encoding potassium channel family protein gives MRTMKKKQFAVIGLGRFGSSVCMELYELGHEVLAIDVLEEKVNEMSKYSTHAVIADAVDEKALVSFGIRNFDHIIVAIGDDIQSSILCTLLLKEMGIKNIWVKAQNTYHHKVLDKIGADRIIHPEKDMGIRIAQHLASEKIIDYIELSEEYSIVELIATKKVANKTLIELDVRAKFGCTILAIKRGENVNISPFPDDNIAENDVLIVIGHKIDLKRFEDEGL, from the coding sequence TTGAGAACAATGAAAAAGAAACAATTTGCAGTTATCGGTCTTGGGAGATTCGGCAGTAGCGTTTGTATGGAGCTTTACGAGTTAGGGCATGAAGTGTTGGCTATCGATGTATTGGAAGAAAAAGTGAATGAAATGTCTAAATACTCAACCCATGCTGTTATTGCCGATGCTGTAGATGAAAAAGCTTTAGTGTCATTTGGTATTCGAAACTTCGACCATATTATAGTGGCTATCGGTGATGATATTCAATCCAGCATCTTATGTACATTACTATTAAAAGAAATGGGAATAAAAAATATATGGGTAAAAGCCCAAAACACATACCACCATAAGGTACTTGATAAGATCGGTGCAGATCGTATTATTCATCCAGAGAAAGATATGGGTATACGGATTGCTCAACATTTAGCATCAGAAAAGATCATAGACTACATTGAACTCTCTGAAGAGTATAGCATTGTTGAACTAATTGCCACGAAGAAAGTAGCTAATAAAACATTGATCGAACTAGATGTACGAGCGAAATTCGGGTGTACAATCCTTGCAATAAAACGAGGAGAAAACGTAAATATCTCCCCATTTCCTGATGATAACATAGCGGAAAATGATGTCCTTATTGTTATTGGACATAAAATAGATCTAAAGCGATTTGAAGATGAAGGGTTATAA
- a CDS encoding TrkH family potassium uptake protein has protein sequence MGKLFSSNHLKGRVVHLSPPQILALSFLVFIAIGTLLLKLPVASTTYISWIDALFTATSAITVTGLVVVDTGIDYTVFGQVVIMILIQLGGLGLMTFAVLIIMMLGKKIGLKQRILVQEAFNQTSLGGLVRLVKVLVIFAIILEAIAFSILSFRWVPEFGWQEGMYQSLFHTISAFNNAGFSLWSDSLSGYVGDPVVNIVITGLFITGGIGFTVLADIWYKKKFRHLSLHSKLMLVGTLVTNFIAMIVIFILEYANPATLGHLPLSEKLWGAYFQAVTPRTAGFNTIEIADMTTAAILLTLLLMFIGAGSASTASGIKLTTFLVMILATITFLKGKGETVTFERTIRKQTILRALAIIVISILFIFLTLFILTITENAPFLMILFEVVSAFGTVGLSMGLTDELSSIGKQVIIVMMFIGRIGPLTLAFTLARPQKSPVRYPEEEVFTG, from the coding sequence GTGGGGAAATTATTTTCGTCTAATCATTTAAAAGGGAGAGTTGTACACCTTAGCCCGCCGCAAATCTTAGCACTTAGTTTTTTAGTTTTTATTGCCATCGGAACTTTGTTACTAAAACTTCCAGTCGCATCAACAACCTACATCTCTTGGATTGATGCGCTATTTACAGCAACATCTGCCATTACAGTGACAGGATTAGTCGTTGTTGATACAGGGATCGATTACACCGTATTTGGCCAAGTAGTGATTATGATTCTAATCCAACTTGGTGGGTTAGGGTTAATGACATTTGCTGTATTAATTATTATGATGCTCGGCAAAAAAATTGGTTTGAAGCAACGTATTTTAGTGCAAGAAGCCTTTAACCAAACTTCTTTAGGAGGGTTGGTTCGTTTAGTAAAGGTATTGGTTATTTTTGCCATTATTTTAGAGGCGATTGCTTTTAGTATCCTATCTTTCAGGTGGGTACCTGAATTCGGATGGCAAGAGGGGATGTACCAAAGCCTTTTTCACACAATATCTGCCTTTAACAATGCTGGATTTTCACTTTGGTCAGATAGTTTATCTGGGTATGTAGGGGATCCGGTTGTAAACATAGTTATTACGGGATTGTTTATCACTGGTGGGATCGGATTTACAGTTCTTGCGGACATTTGGTATAAAAAGAAGTTCCGTCATCTTTCACTTCATTCAAAGTTAATGCTAGTTGGTACATTGGTTACAAACTTTATTGCAATGATTGTGATATTTATTTTAGAATACGCTAACCCAGCAACCTTAGGGCATTTACCTTTATCTGAAAAACTGTGGGGGGCATATTTCCAAGCGGTTACACCAAGAACTGCCGGTTTTAATACAATTGAAATTGCTGACATGACAACAGCGGCAATCCTCTTAACCTTGTTGCTGATGTTTATCGGTGCGGGAAGTGCCTCGACTGCTAGTGGAATTAAGTTAACAACTTTTTTAGTTATGATCCTAGCTACGATTACATTTCTTAAAGGGAAAGGTGAAACAGTTACTTTTGAACGTACAATCCGTAAGCAAACGATATTGCGTGCTCTTGCTATTATTGTGATAAGTATTTTATTTATCTTTTTAACGTTATTTATACTTACAATAACTGAAAATGCACCCTTTCTCATGATCCTATTTGAAGTGGTTTCCGCTTTTGGAACCGTCGGATTATCAATGGGACTCACCGATGAACTATCAAGTATCGGTAAACAGGTTATCATTGTTATGATGTTTATAGGTCGGATTGGTCCACTGACACTAGCATTTACTTTAGCTAGACCACAAAAGTCCCCAGTCCGTTATCCAGAAGAAGAAGTGTTTACAGGGTGA
- a CDS encoding helix-turn-helix domain-containing protein, which translates to MDNKYQEKLEGLLRQKNKEISLLMAGIRDITSSLDKEYVLTQIIKNALTVIPNGETGFLMLYDPSIERLVPKTAVGFNQKINHFTTKIGEGITGKVFEDGKARIYDTNSKIYQDMSNLSKENFDILHASLSDHFNIRTAIGVPVSVNKERIGVLVVHQFNSVCKLSMDDVKILQGFADQAAIAIQNARLYSEVKVRLHEITKLSEQLREKNEFLQKRNKIHETLTEFSLKNQGVENIINEISRMIDSDVYFMSYLENDYYPMKIRKRPPLSINEIMLISVGDKKSKYFDVFEEGNSESYYVYPIVNGSIFLGSFIVSNHPPLSKLAKVTIEQGAALLALELIRKQTLTEIQYKKTREFFNDILENKDEDYLQQKGNELGLNVSDYLFCVIFQTPQQDDVQKLETTMHRLISMIKKIMSNVDFVIYATNNQVVLLLSTSHPDTHKVVRNNLDMFVKDWITVEKTPCQIGIGNLYKGIIHVKKSYREAEKALTYLVSHKKSGVMFYKDMGLNRLFLNQDSREINVFIQEVFEPLKSEVAKRNELEETLVTYISMNKSVNATAKKLHIHTNTLYQRLRKVEKLLNIDFNNTEDTLKVQLACHMMETFNKST; encoded by the coding sequence ATGGATAATAAATACCAAGAAAAGTTAGAAGGATTGCTTAGACAAAAGAACAAAGAGATCAGTTTATTAATGGCAGGGATCCGTGACATTACGTCATCACTTGACAAAGAATATGTTCTCACTCAAATTATTAAAAATGCACTTACGGTCATTCCGAATGGAGAGACAGGGTTCTTAATGTTATATGATCCCTCCATTGAGCGTCTCGTCCCTAAAACAGCAGTTGGGTTTAACCAAAAGATAAATCATTTCACAACAAAGATAGGAGAGGGGATAACAGGTAAAGTATTTGAGGATGGAAAAGCAAGAATCTACGACACGAATTCAAAGATTTATCAAGACATGAGTAACCTCTCAAAAGAAAACTTTGATATATTACACGCCTCATTAAGTGATCATTTCAATATAAGGACAGCGATCGGAGTGCCTGTTTCCGTAAATAAAGAGAGAATAGGAGTGTTGGTCGTTCATCAGTTTAATAGTGTATGTAAACTAAGTATGGATGATGTGAAGATATTGCAAGGCTTTGCTGACCAAGCGGCAATTGCTATTCAGAATGCAAGACTGTACTCTGAAGTAAAAGTAAGGTTACACGAAATAACTAAACTAAGTGAACAATTGCGAGAGAAAAACGAGTTTCTACAAAAAAGAAATAAAATCCACGAGACGTTAACTGAATTTTCCCTTAAAAATCAAGGGGTAGAAAACATAATAAACGAAATATCGCGAATGATAGATAGTGATGTTTATTTTATGAGTTATCTAGAAAATGACTATTACCCAATGAAAATAAGAAAAAGGCCTCCCTTAAGTATAAATGAAATCATGTTAATATCAGTGGGTGATAAGAAGTCTAAATATTTTGATGTTTTCGAAGAAGGGAATAGCGAAAGTTACTATGTGTATCCTATCGTGAATGGTTCGATTTTTTTAGGTAGTTTTATTGTTTCGAATCATCCTCCTTTATCGAAGCTTGCCAAGGTCACTATCGAGCAAGGTGCTGCTTTATTAGCCTTAGAACTGATTCGAAAACAAACCTTAACGGAGATACAATATAAGAAAACGCGAGAGTTTTTTAATGACATTCTTGAAAATAAAGATGAAGATTATTTACAACAAAAAGGGAATGAACTTGGATTAAACGTATCCGATTATTTATTTTGTGTGATCTTTCAAACGCCTCAACAAGACGATGTACAAAAACTTGAGACCACGATGCACCGGTTAATTTCTATGATAAAAAAAATCATGTCCAACGTGGACTTTGTTATTTACGCAACGAATAATCAAGTCGTATTACTTTTATCGACGAGTCATCCCGATACTCACAAAGTAGTAAGGAACAACCTTGACATGTTTGTTAAGGACTGGATAACAGTAGAAAAGACACCCTGTCAAATAGGAATTGGTAATCTATATAAAGGGATTATTCATGTTAAAAAAAGTTATCGAGAAGCTGAAAAAGCTTTAACTTATTTGGTGAGTCACAAAAAATCAGGGGTTATGTTTTATAAAGATATGGGTTTAAACCGCCTATTTTTAAATCAGGATTCTAGGGAAATTAATGTTTTTATACAAGAGGTTTTTGAACCGCTTAAAAGTGAAGTTGCAAAAAGAAATGAACTTGAAGAAACGTTGGTTACTTATATTTCAATGAATAAGTCAGTCAATGCTACAGCGAAAAAACTTCATATTCATACCAACACCTTGTATCAGCGCCTAAGGAAAGTGGAGAAATTACTGAATATTGATTTTAATAACACGGAAGATACGTTAAAGGTCCAATTAGCCTGTCATATGATGGAGACGTTTAATAAATCAACGTAG
- a CDS encoding amidohydrolase, whose product MVEHLLSKFKELYPELVDIRRDLHMYPEVGFKEENTPKKIAEYLRNIGIEVQTGVGGNGVVGRIRGGKPGKVVALRADFDALPIQDEKEVEYRSKVPGVMHACGHDVHTAVLLGVAKVLYEAREELEGDVVLIHQFAEEVIPGGAKQMIEAGCLDDVDVIYGAHVMSHEPFGKVGISEGYMMAAGDTFEIEIFGKGGHGGLPHTTVDPLLTGCQLVTNLQQIVSRRIDPNQPAVVSVCSFNSGEASNVISDSAKITGTVRTFDEDVRDYIEDTIGTLVKTTCEGVGATSSYTYQRGYPSLKNDTQETQRIERLAKNIVDEDQVAHISPMTGMEDFAYYLKEVPGTFVFVGGGNPEMNAVYPHHHPKFDVDERAMITIGQLFISAVFDYLNGNRTEK is encoded by the coding sequence GTGGTTGAGCATTTACTGTCTAAGTTTAAAGAGTTGTATCCAGAGTTAGTAGATATTCGAAGAGACCTACATATGTATCCGGAAGTTGGGTTCAAAGAGGAAAACACTCCTAAAAAAATTGCTGAATATTTACGTAATATCGGAATTGAAGTTCAAACGGGTGTTGGTGGAAATGGTGTTGTCGGCAGAATTCGCGGTGGTAAACCCGGAAAAGTTGTCGCACTACGAGCAGATTTTGACGCCCTTCCAATTCAAGATGAGAAAGAAGTAGAGTACCGTTCTAAAGTTCCAGGTGTGATGCATGCATGTGGGCATGATGTACATACGGCTGTATTGCTAGGTGTCGCAAAAGTTTTATATGAGGCAAGAGAAGAGCTCGAAGGGGATGTCGTACTCATTCATCAATTTGCTGAAGAGGTTATACCTGGTGGTGCAAAGCAAATGATTGAAGCTGGATGTCTAGATGACGTTGATGTGATTTATGGAGCGCATGTGATGTCTCATGAACCATTTGGAAAAGTAGGTATTAGTGAAGGATACATGATGGCTGCAGGGGATACATTTGAAATCGAGATATTTGGTAAAGGTGGTCATGGAGGGCTACCACACACAACGGTAGACCCGCTTCTTACTGGGTGCCAACTCGTAACTAACTTACAACAGATTGTATCTAGACGTATTGACCCGAATCAGCCTGCGGTTGTATCGGTTTGTTCATTTAATTCTGGAGAAGCGTCAAATGTCATTTCTGATTCTGCGAAAATTACAGGGACGGTGCGGACGTTTGATGAAGATGTTCGTGATTATATAGAGGATACAATTGGAACACTTGTGAAAACAACGTGTGAAGGTGTAGGTGCAACCTCATCATATACGTACCAGAGAGGATATCCGTCTTTGAAAAATGATACGCAAGAAACACAAAGAATCGAACGATTGGCTAAAAACATTGTGGATGAGGATCAAGTCGCCCACATTTCACCAATGACAGGTATGGAGGACTTTGCCTATTATTTAAAAGAAGTACCTGGTACGTTCGTGTTTGTAGGTGGCGGAAACCCAGAAATGAATGCTGTATATCCGCATCATCACCCGAAGTTTGACGTCGACGAGCGAGCGATGATAACGATTGGACAATTATTTATATCAGCAGTGTTTGATTATTTAAATGGCAATCGTACAGAAAAGTAA
- a CDS encoding DUF5058 family protein, with product MDYLEIANSPYMWLAAASAVMVVFVQAFIFVKKSLVAGKEIGLSNSQMKSAMKSSMISSIGPSIVILFGLISLLVAIGAPMAWMRLSFIGSLPFELMAAGFGTEAMGVSLGSENMTATVFANAVWTMVLASLGWVVFTGLFTDKMENMQTFLSAGKKELIPVISISAMIGAFAYFSADRILNIDKGTIALIIGAVTMIILMWIADKKNKQWLKEWGLTFAMFAGALIAFLI from the coding sequence GTGGATTATTTAGAAATTGCTAATAGTCCGTACATGTGGCTAGCTGCTGCAAGTGCAGTCATGGTCGTTTTTGTACAAGCTTTTATTTTCGTAAAAAAATCACTAGTAGCAGGAAAAGAAATCGGGTTATCAAACTCTCAAATGAAAAGTGCGATGAAAAGCAGCATGATTTCATCGATTGGCCCATCGATCGTTATCTTATTCGGGTTAATCTCTCTATTAGTAGCGATAGGGGCGCCGATGGCTTGGATGAGATTATCTTTTATAGGATCACTACCATTTGAGTTAATGGCAGCTGGATTTGGAACGGAAGCAATGGGGGTTAGTTTAGGATCGGAGAATATGACAGCTACTGTCTTTGCCAACGCTGTTTGGACGATGGTACTAGCATCATTAGGCTGGGTTGTGTTTACTGGTCTATTTACAGATAAAATGGAAAACATGCAAACGTTCCTTTCAGCTGGAAAGAAGGAGCTTATTCCGGTTATCTCGATTTCGGCAATGATTGGGGCATTCGCCTACTTTAGTGCTGATCGAATCTTAAATATCGATAAAGGGACGATTGCTTTAATTATTGGTGCGGTTACGATGATCATATTAATGTGGATTGCCGACAAGAAAAATAAACAATGGTTAAAAGAATGGGGACTGACATTCGCAATGTTTGCAGGTGCTTTAATTGCATTTTTAATTTAG
- a CDS encoding small-conductance mechanosensitive channel: MSNAKKFDVPVKPVESKSYSYKDDYIPFIVKWGKITCFLGFILSFAPLFVLTFVYGLTPSASSILAGFTAMAGVAAVLWIIEPISYYPILGIPGTYMSFLSGNIANLRLPCATAAQKAANVEPGTEKGSIISTLGIAVSIIVNVLILTIGVFAGASILAGLPDGVQEMFNYILPALFGAIFGQFAISQPKIGVFAIIVAIVMAWLLRNGFLGFLPGHPSYAVIIISIFGTIMFGRFLYNKGLLAK, translated from the coding sequence ATGAGTAATGCTAAAAAATTTGACGTACCGGTAAAACCGGTGGAAAGTAAATCTTATTCTTATAAAGATGATTATATCCCTTTTATCGTCAAATGGGGGAAAATCACGTGCTTCTTAGGGTTTATATTATCTTTTGCACCTTTATTTGTTTTAACGTTTGTATACGGCTTAACCCCTAGTGCATCAAGTATACTTGCAGGCTTCACTGCGATGGCAGGTGTGGCTGCTGTTCTGTGGATTATTGAACCTATTTCCTATTATCCGATTTTAGGGATTCCGGGAACCTACATGTCGTTTCTATCCGGAAATATTGCTAATCTTCGTTTGCCATGTGCGACTGCAGCACAAAAAGCAGCAAATGTTGAGCCGGGCACTGAGAAAGGCTCTATTATCTCAACGCTTGGAATTGCCGTATCAATTATTGTAAACGTTTTAATTTTAACAATCGGAGTTTTTGCCGGAGCATCGATATTGGCAGGACTACCAGATGGTGTGCAAGAAATGTTTAATTATATACTTCCTGCCTTGTTCGGTGCGATCTTTGGACAGTTTGCCATTTCTCAGCCTAAAATAGGTGTGTTTGCTATAATCGTAGCGATTGTTATGGCTTGGTTATTGAGGAATGGATTTTTAGGCTTTCTACCTGGACATCCTTCATATGCCGTTATCATTATTTCAATATTTGGTACGATTATGTTCGGTAGGTTTCTTTATAATAAGGGACTTTTGGCGAAGTAG
- a CDS encoding NCS2 family permease yields MERFFKLQQYGTTVTKEFSAGFISYISVVYIIIVNATILAGAGIPLEAGIIATILTSFFGCLIVGLWSNTPLLIIPAMGLNAMFTYTIVQSGGFTWQEALAMVIVSGWIFVVIAFTPMAKVISTSIPNSLKQAITIGIGILLILIGFENAGIITSSEHTLLAIGNLSNPTAITTFIGLVITLILFTKNVPGNLLLSIIITSMLTIWLGDATFEGASLSLPSFHEYLGVFGQLSWSQAGNIIFWLTSISFAMVIVFENIGLIHGHTQMLNRPESNKKSLQATSVSVLSSGVFGTSPTVASVETAAGITAGGRTGLTSIVTGFLFLFSILFIPVIKMIPASAVSPILILIGMLMLQNIVHISMDDLTESFPALLIIVLIPLTYSIADGMAIGFILYPLIKLLMGKGKEVHPALYMIAILFMSNFVIHYVF; encoded by the coding sequence ATGGAACGTTTTTTTAAATTACAACAATATGGCACTACGGTTACAAAAGAATTTTCTGCAGGTTTTATTTCATATATAAGCGTAGTCTACATTATTATTGTCAATGCAACGATTTTGGCAGGAGCAGGCATTCCACTAGAGGCGGGAATCATTGCAACCATATTAACAAGTTTTTTTGGATGCTTAATCGTTGGCTTATGGAGTAATACCCCTCTTCTAATCATTCCAGCGATGGGTCTTAATGCGATGTTTACCTATACAATCGTTCAGTCTGGGGGATTTACTTGGCAGGAAGCGTTAGCGATGGTTATCGTATCAGGCTGGATTTTCGTTGTTATTGCCTTCACACCAATGGCAAAAGTGATTAGCACCTCCATTCCTAATTCCTTAAAACAAGCCATTACAATTGGAATTGGGATATTATTAATTTTAATTGGTTTTGAAAATGCTGGTATTATAACGAGTTCTGAGCACACCCTGCTTGCTATAGGAAATTTAAGCAATCCGACAGCTATCACAACATTTATCGGTTTAGTTATTACACTTATATTATTTACTAAAAATGTACCAGGCAATCTATTATTAAGTATAATCATCACTTCAATGTTAACCATTTGGCTTGGGGACGCTACATTTGAGGGGGCTTCACTTTCATTACCATCTTTTCATGAATACCTTGGTGTGTTTGGTCAACTATCATGGTCACAAGCGGGGAATATCATTTTCTGGCTAACTTCAATCTCATTTGCCATGGTGATTGTCTTTGAAAATATCGGTTTGATCCATGGTCATACCCAGATGTTAAATCGCCCTGAAAGTAACAAAAAGTCTCTCCAAGCAACATCTGTCTCCGTTTTATCTTCAGGGGTCTTTGGCACAAGCCCCACTGTAGCATCAGTGGAAACAGCAGCGGGAATTACTGCTGGTGGAAGAACTGGGTTAACGAGCATTGTGACAGGATTTTTGTTTCTCTTTTCTATCCTGTTTATACCTGTTATTAAAATGATTCCTGCCAGTGCGGTATCCCCAATTTTGATATTAATCGGGATGCTTATGTTGCAAAATATCGTTCATATATCAATGGATGACTTAACGGAGAGCTTTCCGGCACTTTTAATTATTGTATTGATTCCTCTAACGTATAGCATTGCAGATGGTATGGCCATTGGCTTTATTCTATACCCGTTGATCAAACTTTTAATGGGTAAAGGAAAGGAAGTTCATCCTGCACTTTATATGATTGCCATTTTGTTTATGAGTAATTTTGTTATTCATTACGTATTTTAA
- a CDS encoding LysR family transcriptional regulator gives MDIKQLRYFIAIAEEKNITAAAHRLHMSQPPLSIKLKQLEDDLGVKLIERNGKSMELTDKGNVLYQRALQLVNSVEEIKNELKDTDEGKKGALDVGLNTLSVSGFSEMLQAFHEHYPLVSLKVVLNDSSYLAELIKTRAIEIAFVRLPLEHRGLVYEHLIHEPFVFVSNKEVDNISLEEISHLPFIIPSTEGLGIYNTILEAFTSEKVELTSIAECSDMQVLMELVKGGMGVTIVPKSVFDVYGSSDLYSTTISNANMSSSLGVIWLDDHFLSTPAKKFIRLVKEYYGLSQP, from the coding sequence ATGGATATTAAACAGTTACGCTATTTTATAGCGATAGCCGAGGAAAAGAATATAACAGCCGCTGCCCATCGGCTACATATGTCTCAGCCACCGCTTAGCATCAAGTTGAAACAATTGGAGGATGATCTAGGCGTTAAACTAATCGAGCGAAATGGTAAGAGTATGGAGCTAACCGATAAAGGAAATGTCCTTTATCAGCGTGCGTTGCAGCTCGTAAACAGTGTTGAAGAAATTAAAAATGAATTAAAGGATACGGATGAGGGGAAAAAAGGTGCACTAGATGTCGGGCTCAATACCTTATCGGTTTCGGGATTTTCGGAAATGCTTCAAGCCTTTCATGAACATTACCCCTTAGTTAGCTTAAAAGTCGTTCTAAATGACTCGTCTTATTTAGCGGAATTAATAAAAACAAGGGCGATTGAAATTGCATTTGTTCGTCTTCCACTTGAACATCGAGGGTTGGTATATGAACATCTTATCCATGAGCCCTTTGTTTTCGTAAGCAATAAAGAAGTAGACAATATATCGTTAGAAGAGATCTCGCATTTGCCCTTTATTATTCCTAGTACGGAGGGATTGGGTATTTATAATACGATCCTTGAAGCGTTTACTAGCGAAAAGGTTGAACTAACAAGTATTGCCGAATGCTCCGATATGCAAGTTTTAATGGAGCTCGTTAAGGGTGGAATGGGGGTAACGATCGTACCAAAATCTGTTTTTGATGTCTACGGAAGCTCTGATCTCTACTCAACAACGATAAGCAATGCGAATATGTCCTCGTCTCTAGGCGTCATTTGGCTTGATGATCATTTTTTATCTACACCAGCTAAAAAATTTATACGGTTAGTTAAGGAGTATTATGGACTTTCGCAGCCTTAA
- the ahpC gene encoding alkyl hydroperoxide reductase subunit C, giving the protein MSLIGTEVLPFNAKAFKDGEFIDVTNESLKGQWSVFCFYPADFTFVCPTELEDLQNEYANLKELGVEVYSVSTDTHFTHKGWHDSSETIGKIKYAMIGDPSQTVSRNFEVLNEEAGLADRGTFIIDPDGIIQAVEINAGGIGRDASTLINKIKAAQYVRNNPGEVCPAKWQEGGETLKPSLDLVGKI; this is encoded by the coding sequence ATGTCATTAATTGGAACTGAAGTACTACCATTTAACGCAAAAGCTTTTAAAGACGGTGAGTTCATCGATGTTACAAATGAAAGCCTAAAAGGTCAATGGAGTGTATTCTGCTTCTACCCAGCAGATTTCACATTCGTATGCCCAACTGAGCTTGAAGATCTACAAAACGAATATGCGAACCTAAAAGAACTAGGTGTTGAAGTATATTCTGTTTCAACAGATACTCACTTTACACATAAAGGATGGCACGATAGCTCTGAGACAATCGGAAAAATCAAGTATGCAATGATTGGTGATCCATCTCAAACAGTTTCTCGTAACTTCGAAGTATTAAACGAAGAAGCAGGTCTTGCTGATCGTGGTACATTTATCATCGATCCTGACGGTATCATCCAAGCGGTTGAAATCAATGCTGGAGGAATTGGCCGTGATGCAAGTACTTTAATTAACAAGATCAAAGCAGCACAATATGTACGTAATAACCCAGGCGAAGTTTGCCCTGCTAAATGGCAAGAAGGTGGCGAAACACTTAAGCCAAGCCTTGACCTTGTAGGTAAAATCTAA